One stretch of Paenibacillus sp. AN1007 DNA includes these proteins:
- a CDS encoding LysR family transcriptional regulator has translation MTLQQLKYVIEVATHGSMNEAAKRLFISQPSLSNAIRDLEQELRITIFERTNKGITLSKEGVEFLSYARQVVEQAELLENRYLNAKPSPQHFSVSTQHYAFAVNAFVRLVQQYGHDEYELALRETKTYEIIQDVKSLRSEIGILYLNEFNAKVINKLLKDAGLVFTSLFTAKPHIFISVNNPLAKQESVAIEQLQDYPYLSFDQGEYNSFHFSEEILSTLSHPKSIQVNDRATLFNLLIGLNGYTISTGVLSADLNGNEIIPVPLECEESINVGWICHKSTSLSNLGVAYVQALHEAIGLQH, from the coding sequence ATGACATTACAACAGCTTAAATATGTAATCGAGGTTGCCACACACGGATCGATGAATGAAGCAGCCAAACGGCTTTTTATCTCCCAACCGAGCTTGTCCAACGCAATCCGCGATTTGGAGCAGGAGCTGCGCATTACCATTTTTGAACGTACCAACAAAGGCATCACGCTCTCCAAGGAAGGTGTGGAGTTTCTGAGCTATGCACGTCAGGTCGTAGAGCAGGCCGAATTACTGGAAAATCGGTATCTGAATGCAAAGCCGTCTCCGCAGCATTTCTCGGTATCAACCCAGCACTATGCTTTTGCAGTGAATGCTTTTGTGCGGCTTGTTCAGCAGTATGGCCATGATGAATATGAACTTGCACTTCGGGAAACCAAAACGTATGAGATTATTCAAGATGTGAAAAGCCTTCGCAGTGAGATCGGCATTCTCTATTTGAACGAGTTCAACGCCAAGGTCATCAACAAGCTGTTGAAAGATGCTGGACTTGTATTTACAAGTTTGTTTACTGCCAAACCACATATCTTCATCAGTGTGAATAATCCGCTCGCCAAACAGGAATCTGTAGCTATCGAACAGCTCCAAGATTACCCTTATCTGTCCTTTGACCAGGGGGAGTATAATTCCTTTCATTTTTCGGAAGAGATTCTGAGTACGTTATCACATCCGAAAAGCATTCAGGTGAATGACAGGGCAACGCTGTTTAATCTGCTGATTGGTCTAAACGGGTATACCATATCTACAGGTGTACTCAGCGCCGATCTGAACGGCAACGAGATTATTCCGGTTCCGCTCGAATGTGAAGAATCGATAAATGTAGGATGGATCTGTCATAAGAGCACGTCCCTGTCGAATCTCGGCGTTGCTTATGTCCAGGCATTACACGAGGCTATTGGCCTGCAGCATTGA
- a CDS encoding MerR family transcriptional regulator codes for MMSGQTMFSIHETSERSGLSKDTIRYYEKIGLLPRAERKASQHRIYSEQDIQTMLLITCLKKTGMSLEEMKPFLQMSLESDLNDYPEEREMLINYQKKVQVQIRSLQQVVDFIEDKLAQRSMFPERCQLSGQNKLTGLEKQNTFSG; via the coding sequence ATGATGAGCGGACAAACCATGTTCTCCATTCATGAAACATCTGAACGGTCGGGACTATCCAAAGATACGATTCGTTATTATGAGAAAATAGGACTGCTGCCTCGGGCGGAGCGCAAAGCCAGCCAGCACCGGATCTATTCCGAGCAGGATATCCAGACGATGCTTCTGATCACCTGCCTGAAGAAAACGGGCATGTCGCTGGAGGAGATGAAGCCATTTCTGCAGATGTCTTTGGAGTCGGATTTGAATGATTACCCGGAAGAGCGGGAGATGCTGATCAATTATCAGAAAAAGGTACAGGTGCAGATCCGTTCGCTGCAGCAGGTTGTTGATTTTATTGAGGATAAACTTGCGCAGCGCAGTATGTTTCCGGAAAGATGTCAGTTATCGGGACAGAACAAGCTGACAGGATTAGAGAAACAAAACACATTTTCTGGATAA
- a CDS encoding SDR family NAD(P)-dependent oxidoreductase, which produces MMMNHVNPLRTAVITGSTSGIGLELTRKLLTDQWRIIGLNRSPFPADDPEIQTALNSGQLISVQARLTNYASLRTALEQIRAQTDTIDILFNNAGGSTPTLQYSDQGLELHFELQTVVPYIIYRELYDLLRHGGMKTVVNTSTTSFRMMRAFDLGILERPVSFRKLFGPYAASKLALSLWTREAASTTAADGIRLLSADPGGNNTLKSSKASGLPFYIRPVMKLFFAHPSRGASLLHDAALGTVRHESGVFLVKNKEASLPFMEQGASVLQRVHEIYEQKYLGTQDDL; this is translated from the coding sequence ATGATGATGAACCATGTTAACCCGCTTCGTACTGCCGTAATTACAGGCTCCACTTCAGGAATCGGCCTGGAGCTTACAAGAAAGCTTCTAACAGACCAATGGCGGATTATCGGTCTTAATCGCTCGCCCTTTCCTGCAGATGATCCCGAAATCCAGACCGCATTAAACTCGGGGCAGCTAATATCCGTTCAGGCCCGTCTGACGAATTATGCCAGCCTCCGCACTGCACTTGAACAGATTCGAGCCCAGACAGATACCATTGATATTCTCTTCAACAATGCGGGAGGCAGCACACCCACTCTTCAATATTCGGATCAGGGACTGGAGCTGCACTTCGAGCTTCAAACCGTGGTGCCTTATATTATTTACCGGGAGCTTTACGATCTGCTCCGCCATGGGGGGATGAAAACCGTAGTAAACACCTCGACAACCTCTTTTCGTATGATGAGGGCGTTTGACCTTGGCATCTTGGAGCGGCCTGTCTCATTTAGAAAGCTATTTGGTCCATACGCAGCATCCAAGCTCGCCCTCTCATTATGGACTCGCGAGGCTGCTTCCACTACTGCGGCAGATGGGATTCGGCTTCTTAGTGCAGATCCGGGTGGAAACAATACGCTAAAAAGCAGCAAGGCTTCTGGTCTGCCCTTCTATATCAGACCTGTGATGAAATTATTCTTTGCTCATCCAAGTCGCGGCGCATCACTGCTCCATGACGCAGCACTTGGGACAGTAAGGCATGAATCTGGTGTATTTCTTGTTAAAAACAAGGAAGCTTCTCTTCCATTCATGGAACAGGGTGCTTCTGTGCTTCAACGGGTGCATGAAATCTATGAGCAGAAGTATTTAGGTACTCAAGATGATCTATAA